The Porites lutea chromosome 4, jaPorLute2.1, whole genome shotgun sequence genome contains a region encoding:
- the LOC140934551 gene encoding uncharacterized protein translates to MLTIWICFVLFSSTGLNGARAVDKNVCPKEMVELYCPPLEQAIRSGDYRELIWKVADPCDKSEREIGYCNEKLRCTRYNSLGNFEKRITIGSGPVNGTLYVEQWIKDDLLTFTCSVQRKQNKHPLVYQVNVSSSVNCLTLIANQAFNLSGALGKMVSIGNIQDMWWYWIKRDRKMQKIAYCNSESCVFDECNSTCQSRLRIDRATLELTEVREEDRGLQLQCQIFPKFQVYTMKISVVLPKGAHAVDIKNVCPKEMVKLYCPLLEQAIKSGDYRELIWKVNDPRYKSDSDRKLGYCDENLSCATYNSLGNLGKRIMIRNAPVNGTFTQDVWWYWIKLDGEKEKIAYCNPELCVFGNCCNSTCQSRFRIKGATLELTGVRKGDRGLQLQCQIFPKLKGRMASERTAQFYSIKISAVLPKGQSSSLFHRSWVNVYFLMCELRNPKLRELFYSSHP, encoded by the exons ATGTTGACGATATGGATCTGTTTCGTGTTATTCTCCTCCACAGGTTTGAACG gtgCTCGTGCTGTAGACAAGAATGTTTGCCCAAAAGAAATGGTCGAATTGTATTGTCCCCCTCTTGAGCAAGCCATCCGGAGCGGAGATTACAGAGAACTCATCTGGAAAGTCGCCGACCCTTGTGACAAATCTGAACGAGAAATAGGTTATTGTAATGAAAAACTCCGCTGTACCAGATACAATTCCCTGGGAAACTTTGAGAAACGTATAACGATCGGAAGTGGTCCTGTAAATGGGACATTGTACGTGGAGCAGTGGATCAAGGATGACTTACTGACATTTACATGCTCTGTGcaaagaaaacagaacaaaCACCCACTCGTTTACCAAGTAAATGTTTCCTCTTCCGTGAATT GCCTGACTTTAATTGCAAATCAAGCTTTTAACCTCAGCGGGGCACTGGGTAAAATGGTCTCCATAGGTAACATTCAAGACATGTGGTGGTACTGGATCAAACGCGATCGAAAGATGCAGAAGATTGCATATTGCAACTCCGAGTCGTGCGTGTTCGACGAGTGTAACAGTACCTGTCAATCAAGGCTCAGGATTGACAGAGCGACACTGGAATTGACGGAAGTTAGGGAAGAAGACCGTGGTTTGCAATTACAATGCCAAATATTTCCCAAATTCCAGGTGTACACGATGAAAATCAGTGTTGTTCTGCCAAAAG GTGCTCACGCTGTAGACATAAAAAATGTTTGCCCAAAAGAAATGGTCAAATTGTATTGTCCTCTTCTTGAGCAAGCCATCAAGAGCGGAGATTACAGAGAACTCATCTGGAAAGTCAACGACCCTCGTTACAAATCTGACTCTGACCGAAAACTGGGTTATTGCGACGAAAATCTCAGCTGTGCCACATATAATTCCCTGGGAAACCTTGGAAAACGTATCATGATCAGAAATGCCCCTGTAAATGGGACTTT CACTCAAGATGTGTGGTGGTATTGGATCAAACTCGATGGAGAAAAGGAGAAGATTGCATATTGTAACCCTGAGTTATGCGTGTTCGGCAATTGCTGTAACAGTACCTGCCAATCAAGGTTTAGGATTAAAGGAGCGACATTGGAATTGACAGGCGTTAGGAAAGGGGACCGTGGGTTGCAATTACAGTGTCAGATATTTCCTAAATTAAAGGGCAGAATGGCTAGTGAACGTACTGCTCAGTTCTACTCGATAAAAATCAGTGCTGTGTTGCCAAAAGGTCAGTCTAGTAGCTTATTTCACAGATCGTGGGTAAATGTTTACTTCTTAATGTGCGAGCTCAGAAATCCTAAATTGCGGGAATTATTCTATTCTTCTCACCCTTAG
- the LOC140934552 gene encoding uncharacterized protein, with amino-acid sequence MSSAPYIFSKLVRSLVNYWRGLGRHVVTFLDDGIGGNPDYASCLVHSRLCRSDLDSAGFFVNLQKSVWESSQVGTWLGFHLDFSLNFITVLLPKITKLQERISRILALRFVNAKDLASVAGQLNSMFLAIGNIVRLMSRAMYAQISAQNSWFSNFYLEDSVVEELAFWQSNLDHLNGRRIWFKSSAVRVTYSDASDTGYGGYIVELGPQVAAQGVWSADLAKESSTMREFLAVRKVLQSFATKLAGLCVKWLTDNQNVARIISVGSRKSGLQSEAKRIFEICVHHGFSIEPEWVSRSSNEQADYLSRIVDFDDWSVSLHIFRFLDLKWGPHSIDRFADEHNHLLRRFDSRFWNPYCEAMDTFKRSWNFDSNWVCPPPHLVPRTLRHMRSCCAQDLRSFLLLVFALAIKVGALSVQLLSSMEVLGTRTWLDSFSLFSVSFCYLFASFNDWGESAIHSIAWFHQLGGEPSPSDHPLVKSTLSGAQRLLAHQTTKKEPITVSQLEQFVASKADSMASLYNIRSVVICLLAFSAFLRFDELAKLV; translated from the exons ATGTCCTCCGCGCcgtacattttcagtaaattagtGCGTTCGCTCGTTAATTACTGGCGCGGTCTTGGGCGTcatgttgttacttttttggacGACGGTATTGGCGGGAACCCCGATTACGCTAGTTGCCTGGTCCATAGTCGTTTATGTCGGTCTGATTTGGACTCTGCGGGTTTCTTTGTGAACCTTCAAAAATCAGTGTGGGAGTCGTCTCAAGTCGGTACCTGGCTTGGTTTCCATCTAGATTTCAGTCTTAATTTCATCACCGTTCTTCTTCCGAAGATTACGAAGTTGCAGGAGAGAATTTCGCGTATCCTTGCTCTGCGTTTTGTTAACGCTAAGGATCTAGCAAGCGTTGCTGGTCAGTTGAACTCTATGTTTTTGGCTATTGGAAACATTGTGCGTTTAATGTCTCGTGCCATGTACGCCCAGATTTCAGCTCAGAATTCctggttttctaatttttatctGGAAGATTCGGTTGTGGAGGAATTAGCTTTCTGGCAATCCAATTTAGATCATCTCAATGGCCGTCGTATTTGGTTTAAATCCAGTGCAGTTAGAGTTACCTATTCGGACGCTAGTGACACCGGATATGGCGGTTACATTGTTGAACTTGGGCCCCAGGTGGCCGCGCAAGGTGTTTGGTCGGCTGATTTAGCAAAGGAAAGTTCCACTATGCGTGAGTTTTTGGCCGTTAGAAAAGTTTTGCAATCTTTTGCAACTAAGCTTGCAGGATTATGTGTCAAATGGCTCACGGACAACCAGAATGTTGCGCGTATTATTAGTGTCGGTAGCAGGAAGTCTGGTTTGCAAAGCGAAGCTAAGCGTATTTTTGAGATTTGTGTTCATCATGGTTTTTCTATTGAGCCAGAATGGGTATCCAGATCCAGTAATGAGCAAGCAGATTATTTAAGCCGTATTGTTGATTTTGATGACTGGTCTGTTAGTCTCCACATTTTTCGCTTTTTAGACTTGAAATGGGGGCCTCACTCTATTGATCGTTTTGCTGACGAGCATAACCATTTATTACGTAGATTTGATTCTAGGTTTTGGAATCCTTACTGTGAAGCTATGGACACATTTAAAAGGTCGTGGAACTTCGACAGCAACTGGGTTTGTCCGCCACCTCACCTTGTTCCGCGGACTCTGAGGCACATGCGGTCTTGCTGCGCGCAAG ATCTGCGCAGTTTTTTATTACTGGTTTTTGCACTAGCGATCAAGGTTGGTGCTCTCAGTGTTCAACTGCTTAGTTCG ATGGAGGTCTTGGGCACGAGAACATGGCTTGACAGTTTTTCCCTCTTCTCCGTTTCATTTTGCTATTTATTTGCGTCATTTAATGACTGGGGCGAGTCAGCAATTCACAGCATTGCCTGGTTTCACCAGCTGGGTGGCGAGCCGTCTCCTTCTGATCATCCGTTGGTGAAGAGTACTCTTTCTGGTGCGCAGCGTTTGCTGGCCCATCAAACAACCAAGAAGGAGCCTATCACAGTCTCTCAGTTAGAGCAGTTTGTTGCCTCCAAGGCGGACTCAATGGCCTCTTTGTATAACATTCGTTCGGTTGTTATTTGCTTACTAGCTTTCTCAGCCTTTCTCAGATTTGATGAGCTTGCTAAGCTTGTTTGA